TCAAAAGCGGATGCAAGATTTTCAAGCTGTTGAGTGGATAAGGAGGATTTCAAGCGGAACTCTGTGCCAGTATCACTTGATTCATCTTTTGAAGGAGACTCGACATAAGAAGCCATTGCTAACTGGTAGATAGGTTTTTTCGTTGCCTCTTGAGTCAAACTCTCAAGCCTTGTCATGTTCAATACGGCAGGACATCTTAATTTTTGGGTCTCGTCATAGGCTGTAGTGGTTTTCCCCGACAAACGCACAGACGACTTCGAATACAAATTAAGTGTGGATAATGTCTCTTCAATTCGGCTTTCTAACAGGGGATCTTTATGCTCTGCAGCCTGAGCCTTTGTGATGTAATTATTGAGCTTATCCGTTAAGTAATTAATATCATAGCCAACATCGGTAATTGCTCTTTGGGTCTGTTTGATCACATCTTGCAGCATTAAAGCTCGCCTTTTATTTTTATCAAGCTCATTAGCGCCAGTAATAACTTTCATTCCCTTGTACGCACCAATTCCAAGCAAGACGGCTACACCGATGCCTGTAGCCATACTCGAAAGCCCAAGAGCTCCTCCGAAACCTATAGTCGCCAAACCTGAAGTAAGGCCAGCGGCAGACATTCCGACAACTGACCCTGAAAGATAGACAGCACCCAAAGGCACGCCAACCGCTGCCGATTTCGCAGCTAACTCTTTAACACTCTTTTCAATCATAGTGTCGTCGTAATCGCCGCTGAGCATTTTGCGGTCGTTTTCGATAGCCATTACAGCCAACTCAACTTCCTCATCCGGAACATCAAACAACGATCTGTTTTGTTTGAAAAATTCGAAACTTTCGAGAGGGGCGTCTGAAACACTTTTGTAAATACTGATAAGGTCTTTAACCAGCGAAATATGAGTGGCTTTTTTCTGACTTTCTGGGCACTCGTTGTCGAGTTCAGCCATTAAGCCAGACAATGGAGCCAGATTGTCGCTATTCGCGATATAAGACCTTACTTTATTACGAGATTCTGATGCCAAGTTGAGACGGGTCATGAGTTGTAATATTTCAGAAAATTCTTTCTCATCAACTACGCCATCATCAGCGAACGCCATGTTAACAACTATCTGCAAGTAAGCAATTTTGAGCGCTTCGCTAAGGTCAGATATAACTTGTAGTTGATCCTCTTCTTTGTACTCGTCTACATCAGTCGTTATACATTTTAAGAAGCTAGCTAACTTTTCATAATCGCAATCAATTAAATCATGCAGTTTCACGGGCTCATGACCAGATCTGGATACGGATATGTGTTCTTTTTTCTTTTCACTCCCTTTCTTGTCTGTCGCGACCTCCACAACATGTTTTACATCAAATATTTCTTTATATGTGAGTGAGATTGGGTTGGAAAATGCGGCATGATAAACGACTCTCTCTCCTGTAAACAACAAGCCGTCAGCCCCGCTTCCGAACAAGGTATTATCAACGAGTGCAACAATGGTGTTTACATTACCATCAAATTTAAACTTGTTAACTGCTTTGTTAATCTTTTTCTCTGGTATGCTTGGGGCAATATGGATTTTCTTGCTGTTGTTGAAAACTGATGCAATATTATTCTTAATATAAGAATTTATATTCATGTTAGCTACCTTTCGTTGTTGCATAGTGGGCTCATTGCTCGTTTCGTTGTCCGCCGCGTCCATACTCCTTTGGCTTTCGATTTCTTTGTTCAACTCTCTTTTGCTATTCTTCTCGAATTCTTCGTACCAGTATTCTGCACTCGTAAGGTCTGCCCTGACTCCAATCCCTTTTTCAAACATTGTTGCGACCTGATACTGCGCTTGGGCATCTCCCCGCTGAGCCAATGTCAGTGCCTCTTTGAATTTAATAGTGTCGCTGTCGGCATTTATTAGACGGGAGTATTGCTTCTTTGCCTCTAAATCTCCGCTATCAGATGCTAGCTTTAACCATCGTTTCGCTTTATTTAAGTCTTTAGCCTCTGCTTCCAAGTACAGTGTACCCAGTCGTGCCTGGGCATCAGAAAATCCTTGCTCTGCGGATTTCGTTAGCCAAACTATAGCCTCTTCAATGTCGCCCGAAGCATCAGCACTCAGTGCAGCCCCAATGGCGTATTGTGCAGCGGCATCTCCATTTGAAGCTTTTTCAATAATATCAAAAACTTGCTGATCCATAACTCCTCCTAATCGACATTGATATCATTTTGGGGCAATAGGCTTGCTAGGTCTCCAAAACTCCAAACCCAGGCCATGAGTTCTCTTTCACTGACTGTGGTCAATTCCAATATAAGCCCCCCGTCTTCTAGCTCATCTATCTTTTGATCTTCGCTCCAGGTGCGTTCACGAACATAATCAGCCGTCTTGGCATCAAAGCGAATTCGAAATGTTTTAGGCTCATGCCATTTCATACCGAACACACCCTCATCATCAATGGTGGCGTCGAAATTGAACGTCTTATCTGTTCGAGTAACATCAAGAATCCGGTGGACAGCAAATGAAGTCGGACGTTCCTTTTCTGCCAAGCCTTTTGAGACTTGATGCCCTTGTACGTATAAAGCCCCGTTCATCGAAATGATTCGTCCTGGAGCGTAGAAGTATATTTGAGGGTCTTTCCTTGCGTTTGCCTTATACTCAACTAGGCACACGCTACGTGCATGAGAGGCCGAGACGAGCTTCTCAATACTTTCAAAATGCTTTGTATAGTCGATGTAACCCTTTGGCTTGAAACCAATATGCTGCCTTTGAGCATCCCCACGACGGTAAAAATCGGGCTCGGCCATCCGAGTAGACAGTTCAAAAATGGTATTTTGAATACGTTTAGATATTCGTTCAGGTAGGTATGGAGAAGCAAAGTCGTAACATATACTGAGATATCGTAGCTCCTCGAATTCCAAACCAAGAGTCCGCATCCCGGTCTGGTGCTTTAAAAAGTAGTATCGCTTACGCTTCTCTGTACCAATTTCAAGCTTGTCCCCGACAAAGGCTTCAATTTCTGCAGCCAGCCTACTAACAGTTTGTGCTGAGCAATCCAAATACTCAGCGAGATCAGCTTGATAGTGGCGCTTGCCCTCGACTGTTAGTTTGGAAAATAGCCTCAGCAGCTTAGCCGCGTGCGAGGCGTCAGGATCTTTGGCTTTAGGCATATTAATCTCAGTATGAAGTTCAAACAGTTGCTACAGCCTGTGTGTTTAGCTTTGACATACTCCTATGATCATTAAAATCAAGGGGTTTATATGTATTTATTGTGACGCACGACACGGCAAGAAGAGGCACCATGTCGTACATCACATGATGGGAAATCCAACAAAGGTGGAGTTATATCCGGTTTTCATTTTCTCGCATGCATTTGACTGGCATTAGTTGCTATAAATCTAGCACCTGACACTTCCAGCATGTGGAAAGTTTGGCTCATTAAAAAGGGCCAGCTTGCCAAAAGTGCAAGTGAAAAGAATTGAGACATATATTATCATATTGAAAAGCGAGCTTTTTCTATTCTTGAACGGACCCAAAAAAGCCCATCCCGCAGAAGCGGGATGGGCTTTTTTACCTTTAAAGGAGATAATCATGGAAGACATCCTCAAAGAGTTGAAGGCGCTGCAGCCTACCGAACATGACGCCGGTGAAATCTTCAGCGGTAAGAAGTCCAAGCGCAAGGTCCGTGGATTTTCCTCCACATCTTTGTTTACCCCTGACATGAACCCTGAATACCTGTTTCACGATTCCAGCCGCGATGCCGTCGTTTGGTTCATGGACTCATCCGATCCTCTCTACGTCTTTGGTCCGGCTGGATCTGGAAAGACCAGCTTAATCAAACAACTTGCGGCCAAGCTCAATTACCCTGTGTTCGACATCACCGGTCATGGGCGGCTGGAGTTTCCAGATATGGTGGGCCATCTGACCGTGGAGGATTCGAACATGTCCTTCCAGTATGGGCCGCTTGCACTAGCCATGAAATTCGGCGGTCTCTTCCTGCTCAATGAGATCGACCTGCTCGATCCGGCGACTGCGGCTGGTTTAAACGGCATTCTGGATGGAGATCCACTCTGCATCCCTGAAAATAGCGGAGAGGTCATCAAGCCCCATCCCCTATTCCGGTTTGCAGCAACGGCCAACACCAATGGCGGGACTGACGAGACAGGACTGTATCAAGGCACGCTTCGTCAAAACCTCGCCTTTATGGATCGATTTTGGCTGTGTGAGATCGGTTATCCCAAACCCAAAGCTGAACGAGAATTGTTACACCGCAAGGCTTCTAGTCTGCCCAAAGATGTACGGACCAAGATGGTGGAATATGCCAACGAGGTCCGCAAACTCTTTATGGGCGAAGCAGATGGTAACTTTCGCGATACCATTGAAGTGACATTCTCAACTCGTACCCTGATTCGTTGGGCTGATCTCACAGTCCGATTCCAACCCTTAGCCCGACAGGGCATCCAACCCGTGACATATGCACTCGACCGCGCTCTTGCTTATCGCGCCACGCCGGAGACTCGGACGGTGTTGCACGAGCTCGCGCAACGCATGTTCCCGCAACAAGAGGAGAATGAAAAATGATGAATACCGACATAACTGTTCTCGACAACCTGATAGCTCTGAATCTCGACGTGAAGATTTGGACCGCACGCAAGAAGCTAACGCCTGCTGACTTCGGTGGCGCTGAATTGCCACCTGAGGAGCTCGCATCGCTTGGTAGCAAGAAAATATGCGACCCCAAAGAATTGCGGATCTTCGGCACCCTCAAGGCCCGCGCTGTTAATCTTCTGGATCGGACTGGTATCCGCTTTCTTGGCGGTTGGGGGATCCCGGAAGATAAGGCTGATGAAGTCGTGACTGAGTTGACCACTATTCGGGCTGACTTCCTGAATGCAAAAGCGCAATTCCTCAGCCGATACGACGAGGCTGTCAAAGACTGGATCATCCAACATCCCGGTTGGGAGAACCTGATCGGCTCATCTTCGGTGAGTGCGGATTATGTCCGCAGCCGGTTGGATTTCAGGTGGCAGTTCTTCAAGCTGATTCCGCCCAATGACAACGTTGTTGGCCATGGACTGCAAAATGAGGTGAACGAATTGGGTGGCACCTTGTTTGACGAAGTTGCCAAGGTCGCCAGCGACACATGGAAACGCTGCTTTGAAGGCAAAGATAAGGTGACGCACAAGGCTCTTTCGCCTCTGCGCTCCATCCACTGTAAACTTGCCGGGCTCACCTTTGTTGAGCCTCGCGTGGTGCCGGTGGTAGACTTGCTGGATACGGCTTTCAGTCGTGTCCCCAAACGCGGATACATCCATGGAAGCGCACTGGTTATGCTACAAGGCGTAGTCTCCTTGCTCCGAGATCCGGCAACGCTCGTTGCTCATGGGCAGAAGATTTTGGATGGGCAGGACTCATCCGAAATACTGGCTGGATTGGTTGCTGACACGATTCCACCTGTGCCGGAAGAATTGCCCCCCTCCAAAGCTGGCTTTATTCCTGAACAGGCTCACCAACTCCAAATCGACAGCCACGGGCTTTGGTGATCGCCATGAAGAATCACCTCATCATGCGATCACTGCCCATGGTGGCTTCGGTGCTCGGGCGAAAGTACGGCGTGAAAGTCATCATTGGTGGAAGAGGAGCGTATACGGACGGAAGCACGATTCATTTACCTGCGCTCCCTCTGGAATCCAGCGAGACGCTCATTGGCCTGGCCCGTGGCTATATCGACCACGAGGCTGCCCACATTCGTGAAACGCGCTTCGATTGGTTGTGCCTGGCGAACCTGACTCCGCTGGAAATGCACGTGTGGAATACGTTTGAAGATTGGCGGGTTGAGCACCGGCTGGCCCGTTTGTTCCCTGGTTGCCGCCAAAACTTAAATTGGCTGATCAAGCATATCTTCGGGAACCCATCCGAAAAGACAGCCGATCCAGCCATCGCTATTCTGAATTGGCTATTGCTGTCTGTCCGTGCTTGGGATGTACCCTCGCTCAACGGACAACGGGATGAAGTCGGGAGCCTTGTTGAGGCTCACTATCCCGGCCTGATTACACAGTTGAATTCTGTTTTGAAGAAGGTCAACTCTTATTGCGATTCGACTCAGGATTGTATCTTGTATGCTCGCGAGGTCGTTTCAATCCTCAAAGATAAAGCGGCTGTTTTGCCCCTGATAAATGGGGGGTCGAGTGAGGGGAAAGCTACGGGGAAAGGCACCCCAGCCCATATCCCTTCAGAGGCGTTAAAACGACTGATCAAGACAGATGGAACAAATCTGCCCGACAATATGGGTGAAGCTCTGGCTGACAACATAATCAAGGAAACACCGAAAGACCTGAGCGAGGCACTCCATGTCGCTCAACTCGGCACCAAGTCAGCGAAGCCTATAGCACCCGAGGATGCTGCAGCTGCTAAACGGGCATCGACTGCCCTCCGGACGCAACTCCAAGGGTTGTTGCAATCGTCCGTGCTCACGAGAACTAAAGTTGGCAGACATGGTCGACTAGACGCGCGGCAATTGCATCGACTCTCGGTGGCAGACGCTCGCGTATTCAAACGGAATGGAGAACGTGTTGGCATCAATACCGCCGTACACATCCTACTGGACTGCTCCGGCTCCATGAGACGACGTATTCAGCTGACTACTCAGATATGCCATGCGGTCGCAACGGCTTTGGATACTATCGACGGAATCAACGTGGGAATAACGGCCTTCCCGGCTGGCAAACCCGCTGACGGTAGTGATCGGACTGAGCACCCCACGGTCTGCCCTATCCTGAATCACGGAGACCGAGTGCACGACGGCTTCGCAGTAAGCGCTACTGGTGGCACTCCACTCGCTGGAGCCTTCTGGTGGGTACTGCAACAAATGCTGCCGCTCATCGAGTCGCGCAAGATCATCCTGATCCTGACGGACGGCGATCCCGACTCATTCAACGTGGCACTCGATGCCATTGAGGACGGAAGGCGCTTCGGCGTCGAAGTCTACGGCCTGGGCATCCTGTCCGAGTCTATCAAAAAGCTACTCCCTGATCACAGCCGCACTATCAACGAGTTGTCTGAACTGGCCCCAGCCATGTTCGGCATGCTCCGTGGTGCGCTGATCAAATAACCACAATCAAATCCCGAGGAAAATATGAGTGACGAGACTCCTATCTGCCCGAACTGCGAAAGCTCGGCGCATGTCGTTTTGGTTAACACTACCCAGAAAGTAGGAACCGCAGTCGGAGGCGTCGCTGGCGGAGCAGCTGGCTACTACGGCGCTTCCGCTGGAGCGACTGCTGGAGCAATCATAGGCTCGGTGGTCCCGGTCGTTGGAACGGGCCTCGGCCTCCTTGCCGGAGGATTGGCCGGGACCCTCGCAGGCTTCTTCGCCGGTTCCGCCGTAGGCAACCAGGTTGGTGAACACATTGACCGGCACATCATTAGCGAGTGGCGCTGCAATCGGTGCAGCACTGAATTCGAAACCTAAACCAAGGAGTAAATTATGCGTGAGTTCTGGACTTTCATCGGCGGCGTGGCTGTCGGGATCCTGGCTGTAACTGGCGTCTTTGCCACGGAAGAGGGATACAAGCCGCGTTCCATCGAGAACGATGAGAACGAAACTGAAGAACTGGAGGATGGAACCGAAAAGGGAACTGATGGTGACGGGGAGTGCATCAGTCAGCCCTCGTAATGAAAAGAGTCGCTGGCGTTTGCTGGCGGCTCTTTGTTCATAACTGTTACTTCATAACCCATTTCATCGGCTGTTTTGGGCGGTATATATATTTCAAATTCTTTTTTCTTAGAGAGCCAACCTCAAGTAAGCTATCTTCTAAATGCCCCCCTAACTCGGGATGTTTGCTCTTCAATTTTTCTATACTGCGGGCAGTAGCAGTCCGAACATTATCAACAGCTTTGTTGATAGTGCTATTCGGCACGTCAGCTTCAAACTTCAACTTAAGAATATACCCATCAAACTTCTCAAGCAGATCTTCTGCTTTTTTAACCTCATCATGGTCCCCAGCTATTTGGGCCTCTTTCAGTTCTCTCTTAAGCTTTTCCCTTGAGCTTTGTAGCAATTTCTCTGATTCCTCGACTTCACTTTTGCTAAATCTGTATGATTTGTCATACGAAACAGAATCCTTGCATACCTGTCTGACTGTTTGCATTATCTCCCAGTGAGACAACTCATCTTCTGAACAGAGGATCGTTTGAATGAAATCCATCCCTTGATAGTCCTTTATCTGGTACTCCCTTCCCTTATAGTTGATATAGCAATATCCATTTTCCCGTTTGAAGACACCTTCTGGCTTTTGAAATGTTGGTTTCACGAGGTCTTGCTCATGAATTCCATTAACTACTTTCTCAGCATCATTTGCATTAAACATGAAATGGGAAAAGATATGATACAGATAGGACTTCGCTGTGTCTTGCTGAGCGGAATATAGGTGGGGAACTTTATAATGCGAAAAGGCTAAATCAGCATGTAAAATGCTATGAAAAAATAGTTCTTCCAGAAGGATCTGTCCTTCAAACTCAGAGCCTTTAATCGCGTAATGGACCAATAAATCTCTCAGGTCGTCACGCATCCTTTTATCAATCCCGCGACAGTACCTCCCTTCAAATTCTGCCGCTACAACTAATCCCGCATAGGCGTCATTGGTTATGGTTATAAGAGCTTCTTCAATCGATTCGGCAGCTCCTCTTTTCGTATACGGGTAGCGCAGAACGACAGACTTCCCTTCCGGTATTGCCGCAAGAGCCCGTGTTTTTCGCTTATGAAGTTCAAAAAATAAAACAGGTAAATCCATTAACAGTCCGTATTCAATACGACATTTTCCATATTGATCGTAGCCCCTAGGAGTTTTTTCCAACGCGACCTTTCCCTTAAGAGGGGAAGAGTACGATTGAGGTTGTCGTCTTTGGGGGGCAAGGGCCTGTAGTACCGGGCTTTTGGGGACCGGCCTTGGCATCTTGCTTCGAGGCACACATACTACAGGCTTACTTAGACAAGCTTCGATATACGAAAACCTAGGCTGCTCTGAATAACGACTCCTAAGTCCTCTGGCTCTCATATTGCTACTGCTGTTATATGCTTCGATTTCTCCATTGAGAAATGCAGCAAGGAATTGCTTTACAACCCATTCAGATTCTTTCTGACTAATCTCACCCAAGGTAATTGTTTTATTTTCAGACATTTACGATCTCTTTTTGAAAAATATGAGCTTCCCGGACTGTTTTGTCGCCGCAGGACACAAGCTGTCAGCCTTATCTAGGTAAAAGTATTCAACCACAAGAGAAGGCTAATGACATTCGATATTTTGAGTCAAGAACTAGGAAAGCGACTCTCGACCAAAGAGGCCGCAAGCTTCCTGGGTCTTGATAAAGAAACGGTGCGAAAGCACTTTGAAAAGCTCGGTGGAATTCAGCCCACAGGCCCTAAAGGGCGTATCCTATTCTTTGAAAGAAATGTGGTTGATGCTCTAAGGAGGAACTATGGCCTCAAAGATCAAGAGGAATGGACGAACTCGTTGGAAAGGGAGGGTTCAGAAGCAAGGAGAAATCAAAACGAAGCTGTTCGACACAAAAACAGAGGCTCTCGCTTGGGAAACCAAACAAAGAAAGGCGGATTGGTCGAAGACAGACACGATATATTCCCTGGGTGAATGGGCTCAGGACTATATGGATTATGGCCGTAAGTATTCCGCTAAAACCTACGGAGAAAAGAAGAAAACATTCAAGGAGTTCTTTGCAGTAAAGAACGACAAAGGAAGGCCTGTGATTGACCCCGCTGCTTTGGTGGAAACACTCACTCCAGGCAAAGTTCTGAACGTGCTTCAAGCTCAGTTTGAAGCCAGATCGGGCTATGCAGCCAATAAGGATAGAAAGAACCTGGTGGCGGCTTGGAATTGGGGGATACGCTACCGCGCCATGCCTCAGCCTAACCCCTGTCTTGTAGACAAATTCCCTGAGGTAAGAACTCCTCGTTATGTCCCGCCTGAAGAGGACTTCTGGAAGGTCTACAACCTGACTTCCGGGCAAGATAAAGTGATGCTCTCAGTGTTCCTTTATCTAGGCGCAAGGAGAGGGGAGGTCTTCCGGCTTGCTTGGGAAGACATTGATTTCGTTGCTAATCGAATTCGGCTATCCACTCGAAAGAGGCAAGCAGGATCACTTGAGTACGATTGGCTCCCCATGACTGACGAGTTGAAAAATCAACTCCTTTGGTGGTGGGAGAGTCGTAAATTCAAGGACAGTGAGTACGTCTTCGTATGTGAGGAAGGTTACGAGTTCTGCCGGGACCATTACGGCAAACCGTTTCAGTACCGCCAGCAGTTTATGAAAAAACTGTGCAAAATTGCAAAGGTCAAACCGTTCGGCTTTCATGGTATCAGGCATCTTACAGCTTCCATCCTTTTTAGGCTCGGTCATCCTGTAAGTGTCATTCAGGCGATCCTGCGCCACAAGAGCGCAAGCACGACCGAGAGGTATCTGAAAACCTTGGGACTTGAAGAGACACGATCCGCTTTGGAGTCTTTAAGCGGAAGAGGGGGGAAAGTGATCAAAATGAAAACCGCCCAAAGCAAATAGCTAAGGGCGGTTTAAATATGAAAGTCAGAACAAACCGTTTCCGAAACCGTTCCCGTTCTGACACGGCAG
The genomic region above belongs to uncultured Pseudodesulfovibrio sp. and contains:
- a CDS encoding WYL domain-containing protein translates to MPKAKDPDASHAAKLLRLFSKLTVEGKRHYQADLAEYLDCSAQTVSRLAAEIEAFVGDKLEIGTEKRKRYYFLKHQTGMRTLGLEFEELRYLSICYDFASPYLPERISKRIQNTIFELSTRMAEPDFYRRGDAQRQHIGFKPKGYIDYTKHFESIEKLVSASHARSVCLVEYKANARKDPQIYFYAPGRIISMNGALYVQGHQVSKGLAEKERPTSFAVHRILDVTRTDKTFNFDATIDDEGVFGMKWHEPKTFRIRFDAKTADYVRERTWSEDQKIDELEDGGLILELTTVSERELMAWVWSFGDLASLLPQNDINVD
- a CDS encoding AAA family ATPase; the encoded protein is MEDILKELKALQPTEHDAGEIFSGKKSKRKVRGFSSTSLFTPDMNPEYLFHDSSRDAVVWFMDSSDPLYVFGPAGSGKTSLIKQLAAKLNYPVFDITGHGRLEFPDMVGHLTVEDSNMSFQYGPLALAMKFGGLFLLNEIDLLDPATAAGLNGILDGDPLCIPENSGEVIKPHPLFRFAATANTNGGTDETGLYQGTLRQNLAFMDRFWLCEIGYPKPKAERELLHRKASSLPKDVRTKMVEYANEVRKLFMGEADGNFRDTIEVTFSTRTLIRWADLTVRFQPLARQGIQPVTYALDRALAYRATPETRTVLHELAQRMFPQQEENEK
- a CDS encoding DUF3150 domain-containing protein codes for the protein MMNTDITVLDNLIALNLDVKIWTARKKLTPADFGGAELPPEELASLGSKKICDPKELRIFGTLKARAVNLLDRTGIRFLGGWGIPEDKADEVVTELTTIRADFLNAKAQFLSRYDEAVKDWIIQHPGWENLIGSSSVSADYVRSRLDFRWQFFKLIPPNDNVVGHGLQNEVNELGGTLFDEVAKVASDTWKRCFEGKDKVTHKALSPLRSIHCKLAGLTFVEPRVVPVVDLLDTAFSRVPKRGYIHGSALVMLQGVVSLLRDPATLVAHGQKILDGQDSSEILAGLVADTIPPVPEELPPSKAGFIPEQAHQLQIDSHGLW
- a CDS encoding site-specific integrase, giving the protein MASKIKRNGRTRWKGRVQKQGEIKTKLFDTKTEALAWETKQRKADWSKTDTIYSLGEWAQDYMDYGRKYSAKTYGEKKKTFKEFFAVKNDKGRPVIDPAALVETLTPGKVLNVLQAQFEARSGYAANKDRKNLVAAWNWGIRYRAMPQPNPCLVDKFPEVRTPRYVPPEEDFWKVYNLTSGQDKVMLSVFLYLGARRGEVFRLAWEDIDFVANRIRLSTRKRQAGSLEYDWLPMTDELKNQLLWWWESRKFKDSEYVFVCEEGYEFCRDHYGKPFQYRQQFMKKLCKIAKVKPFGFHGIRHLTASILFRLGHPVSVIQAILRHKSASTTERYLKTLGLEETRSALESLSGRGGKVIKMKTAQSK